One segment of Trichlorobacter ammonificans DNA contains the following:
- a CDS encoding agmatine deiminase family protein: protein MQIRLPAEWEEQDGILLAWPHAATDWTELLEEVGQCYLALVRAICRFERVLVVTPDADAVGAILTDAGVEPSRFTVARFPTNDTWTRDFGPLTVLVNGTPVMLDFGFNGWGLKFAADRDNQVSRLLKQNDFLLPRLNTIGLVLEGGSVESDGRGTILTTSQCLLSPNRNPQLTRLDIEEALAGLLGARRVLWLEHGWLAGDDTDAHIDTLARLCPDDTIAYVSCPDPRDEHFAELKLMEQELVALRTAEGRPYRLLPLPWPAPRYDDDGQRLPATYANFLVVNGAVLVPTYDDPADSAALAMIALAFPGREIIGIDCRVLIRQHGSLHCVTMQLPKGTLP from the coding sequence ATGCAGATTCGACTACCCGCCGAATGGGAGGAGCAGGACGGCATACTGCTGGCCTGGCCCCATGCCGCAACCGACTGGACCGAACTTCTGGAAGAGGTCGGACAGTGCTATCTCGCCCTGGTCCGGGCCATCTGCCGTTTTGAGCGGGTGCTGGTGGTAACCCCGGATGCCGATGCCGTGGGCGCCATCCTTACCGATGCCGGCGTGGAGCCGTCACGGTTCACCGTCGCCCGGTTCCCCACCAACGACACCTGGACCCGCGACTTCGGCCCCCTGACGGTACTGGTCAACGGCACACCGGTGATGCTGGATTTCGGCTTCAACGGCTGGGGGCTGAAATTCGCGGCAGACCGTGACAATCAGGTTAGCCGGCTGCTCAAGCAGAACGACTTTCTTCTTCCCCGCCTCAACACCATCGGCTTGGTGCTGGAGGGCGGGAGTGTGGAAAGCGACGGCCGGGGCACCATCCTGACCACCAGCCAGTGCCTGCTCTCTCCCAACCGCAACCCGCAGCTCACCCGACTGGATATCGAGGAAGCCTTGGCAGGGTTGCTCGGAGCCCGGCGTGTGCTCTGGCTGGAGCACGGCTGGCTGGCCGGAGACGACACCGACGCCCATATCGACACCCTGGCCCGCCTCTGCCCGGACGACACCATTGCCTACGTTTCCTGCCCGGACCCGCGGGACGAACATTTTGCCGAACTGAAGTTGATGGAGCAGGAACTGGTCGCCCTGCGCACCGCCGAGGGCCGCCCCTACCGCCTGCTGCCGCTCCCCTGGCCCGCCCCCCGCTACGACGACGACGGACAGCGGCTGCCGGCCACCTACGCCAACTTCCTGGTGGTAAACGGTGCCGTGCTGGTCCCCACCTACGACGACCCGGCGGACAGCGCGGCCCTGGCCATGATCGCCCTGGCCTTTCCGGGACGGGAGATCATCGGCATCGACTGTCGCGTGCTGATCAGACAGCACGGCTCACTGCACTGCGTCACCATGCAGTTGCCGAAAGGAACCCTGCCATGA
- the ispE gene encoding 4-(cytidine 5'-diphospho)-2-C-methyl-D-erythritol kinase translates to MHSVTLQAPAKVNYRLDVVGRRPDGYHDLRMIMQQVNLCDEITISRSVTPGIRVSCGAAHVPDGEENIAWKAARALLELSGADTGIEVHITKRIPVAAGLGGGSSDCATVLQGLNDLLELGLSRERLMEIGVRLGADVPFFLFGTTARAEGIGELLTPLAAIPSLWVVLVNPNVPVSTAWVYRNLQLTRKEPLAKLPDSFDDVAALCAVLSNDLESVTIPAFPVIGEIKELLRSLGAAAAMMSGSGPTVFGLFVEEAAARAAADAIGHQQPGWFAVAVETL, encoded by the coding sequence CTGCACAGCGTCACCCTGCAGGCCCCCGCCAAGGTCAACTACCGACTCGACGTGGTGGGCAGGCGGCCCGACGGCTACCACGACCTGCGCATGATCATGCAGCAGGTCAACCTCTGTGATGAGATCACCATCAGCCGTTCCGTCACGCCCGGCATCCGGGTAAGCTGTGGCGCCGCCCATGTGCCCGACGGCGAAGAGAACATCGCCTGGAAGGCGGCCCGCGCCCTGCTGGAGCTGTCCGGAGCGGATACCGGCATTGAGGTGCATATTACCAAGCGTATTCCGGTTGCCGCCGGTCTGGGCGGCGGCAGCAGCGACTGCGCCACCGTGCTGCAGGGATTGAACGACTTGCTGGAGCTGGGGCTTTCCCGTGAGCGCCTGATGGAAATCGGCGTCAGGCTGGGTGCGGACGTTCCCTTTTTTCTCTTCGGGACGACCGCCCGTGCCGAGGGGATCGGTGAGCTCCTTACGCCGCTGGCGGCGATACCCTCGCTCTGGGTGGTGCTGGTGAACCCCAATGTGCCGGTTTCAACCGCCTGGGTGTACAGAAATTTGCAGTTGACACGGAAGGAACCTCTGGCTAAACTTCCTGACTCTTTTGATGATGTTGCCGCACTCTGTGCTGTTCTGTCCAACGACCTCGAGTCGGTAACCATCCCGGCTTTTCCCGTAATCGGCGAAATTAAGGAGCTCCTCCGTTCACTGGGGGCGGCGGCGGCCATGATGTCCGGCAGCGGTCCCACGGTGTTCGGCCTTTTTGTCGAGGAAGCCGCGGCGCGAGCGGCGGCCGACGCCATAGGGCACCAGCAGCCCGGCTGGTTTGCGGTAGCAGTCGAAACGCTCTGA